The genomic stretch agtccttaatacttcgttttccgcatttctctttgttactttcatctctaatctctctctttcaataTTTTCCAAGTCAACTCTAAGGTCAACAAATTTCTGCTTCCAAATTGAGCTACTCTGAAATTCAATCAACTGCATCTCAAAATCATCCATATCTATCCATGAAAACATTTGCAAGTTTAGTTCATCCATTTTGATGCTGTCtggaaacttgatgaactttactgtgtcttccagttctctgaatttggcaaatcttgtagagaactgccaaactgttgactcgatgatgtttacaaacagcttttgaagacatttgtggtctgttctgtcatcttttagatcactgatgtacctctttaggtttggaaagtatctaaatctctcattatctacatccctcttaagaactttaagcttcatttcaaaagcttttatgtaacaaaacataacatcaagtgtcTTACCAGAGCCCTGTAACTTAATATTCAATTCATTTAAATGTTCACAAAAATTTGCAAAAAACATCAGTTTACAAACCCACACGATGTCAGAAATTTCATGgtatgacacttgttggtcgttcAAATAGAGGTTTATCTCATCTAAGCATTCAATAAGTCGTTTCAGAACCAAGCCTCTGCTAAGCCAACGAACACAAATTTATCAACACAAATAGAAAAAAACTTGCATGAAGACAAATCTTTTGTCAATTGTTCAGCTGTATTTCTTTCCAACTTAAGTATCCTATCCTTAACTGTTTTCCTACTCACAGGCAAATCTTTATTGCGCTGTATAATCTTTTTCTTTTCTGAAAAGTTGTCAAAAAGAAAAGGTGCACATTCTAGCCAAGCTTCTTTAATATACTCCCCATCACAGAGAGGCTTTCCGTGTTGGGCAATAACTTTTGAAACTTCAAAACTAGCAGCAACTAAGTTGGAACTGGGCCTACCTGAAAAATAATTCATAAAAGTTTCAGCTTGTGTTTTTGTCTTGCTCAGTTCACGAGAAATTAATTCTCTTTGTTCCTCCTCAGTTTTATTGCTTAAGTTCTTATGaacattttcaaaatgtctctttACAGAAGAAGTTCTACAAACAACTGTGTCAGAACAGAAAATGCATAAAGCTATATCATCCTTCTTAATCATGCCAAACTTTTCAGTCCAGTATTCCTTAAATTCTCTAATATCCTCTTCATTTGACTGACATCGTTtcttagctggtggtggtgacattctGTACAATCTGTAAAGGGCATGAAATTAAAATAAGTAATATATTGATATGCATGGAAGAGAAGGAAGACCAAAAGTAAGTCAAAATAGTATATGATGAGTAACTCCAATGAATAGCAATGATAACGGATTGTGTTGTCGTTGTGAAGTGCAGTGACGAGAAATGAATTAGCCTACTTCTACTGAAATGCGAGTATTTAAAGAATTATTTATTTCCTGTTAATATTATAGCACACACAAACTTTGTAGTAAAGTATACGTACGTTTATTCTAATACCAATCAATAAGTTTAATAAGCCAATGTTTGAGGTAAGCGTGACGAGACAATGAACATAATAAAAATCttcagaggattttttttttcttttatgaaAATTCGAGGGTTTTCTTTATTTTACATAATTCCAGAAACAACACCAGCAGCCGCTTATCACAAAGACACTACTTCCTAGGCATTGAGTACTTATGCCAAGAGTTTATAAGACTTCACTTGGTTCGATAGACAAAACCcgtttttgtgtgtttgtgtggtgtgttgtggcgaaACATCGTTGAGTCGGTGACATCTTGCTTATGTCAGCTCTGTTCTTAGGGAACAGGCGAGCGAGTACGTGTGAATTTAAGGATTAAGACTATTCTTACAATGACATTGAGTTTCACAAAGTTATTGATTTATAAGGGGAATAATTTTCCCCTGGAGATGAAGTACTGACCGTCTTCTCGGGGAGGAGGCAAGTGAGCAACTGTGAGAAACACTACGAAGCAAGACTGCGAGAGAGAGTTACGAGTCTGAGATCGTCTGAACATGTGTTCATTACGGGGACTTCATGGGGGTGGGGGACTGTTGATTTCACTGGTTATATTACGGCCGTCaatggagagaaggggagaggataAGAATTCTTATCTTTCTTTAGCTTTCGAAGGTGAAGATGCTTTAGATTTAGATAGTAAAGTGAGTTTAATTAATATGCGTCAAACTGAAGTCTGGCGGCATTCAAACACATgaggtttaggggggggggggagatgttgtggGGGTTTAAATTCAAAGTTTACGAAATTAATTTTTAAAGGTGGGCAGACATGGCGTATTTTGCCTTCACAGATATGATTGTCAGTGTACACTATGGTTATGGGTGCAGCCTTTAGGTTAGAAAggcttattacataaaatatgagccaaagtaaatagaggggaatcatcatacatcggcatgatcgatgacgtaaaaaaagaaggtaactatggcaacaagatcaacttctttttcttgagacctctttagcttcgtagagcttaaacctcttcaccaccaggacgtacatatactgtcatggcatgtaagcttataccccaaggaaagtagtttttttttgtctgtgcttagggtaacatgtgcttgcatctgtgcttagggtaacctatgctcttgcgtgccagagacaagtcatcggcgtgccaagtttggcacgcgtgccagaggttgcccacccctggtctacacacattatatataactatatatataactacttgtgtggtaccgtgtacaacatccatctccaggaacctcccaaccagtcacctggacgtcagtacagacagctgcctctcagctgcttccctagcctggcagggctatgggacaacacagcttttaCCAGAATTTCCACTAGTCCTGAGACACTGGTACACTATGATTATTGTATTCACGTTTACTCATATCCTCAACAATCATTTCATTTTCCCGGTCACTACCTCACTGGCTGTAGAACGCCTAGCTCGCTCCTCGTAcgtcgactaggtgtggccctaggATGTCCAGAGAAAGTGGCCAAAGCATGTGGCCACTGCATGGCCCTAAGGGGGGGAGGTGGCCACGAGTAGTGCGGGACGTCACAGCGCCCCACCCGGGCTGTGCTGGCGTGCGGGGGTGGCGCTGGGGTGGCgcgggggtggcctggggtggccagcACGCGGGTGGCCTAGGGGTTGGCCGGCGCATGGGTGGTGCGCACATGAGACttgcctcaggctggctggctggcgcctacaggcatacacacgtggatgggggATCACCTACAACCCCACCATACCAGAGCATGCCTCACtcgtacactggggtgacaatggcccgtGGCATCACCACATGGCAGACCAAACAAGGTGGAATttaaagtccaacaggggcctgtaatatcaccaaaattacactgcccatattccaccaattgtccattaacACTCGACAGGATACTCGGACCCGATGTGATCAATCTGATGCACCATGAGGCCTGACAGCTGCCTCATGGTGAACACTGTAAACTGTCTCTTAGCTtgttactgttccttccgtactcattggccccaatttcacgcaaatttggccttgacacaacccaggatggcaggagtgccctgCACAACGAGTAATCAGGATGACACAGCGATTAATGGGGTCggagg from Procambarus clarkii isolate CNS0578487 unplaced genomic scaffold, FALCON_Pclarkii_2.0 HiC_scaffold_129, whole genome shotgun sequence encodes the following:
- the LOC138360904 gene encoding EPM2A-interacting protein 1-like, which gives rise to HALYRLYRMSPPPAKKRCQSNEEDIREFKEYWTEKFGMIKKDDIALCIFCSDTVVCRTSSVKRHFENVHKNLSNKTEEEQRELISRELSKTKTQAETFMNYFSGRPSSNLVAASFEVSKVIAQHGKPLCDGEYIKEAWLECAPFLFDNFSEKKKIIQRNKDLPVSRKTVKDRILKLERNTAEQLTKDLSSCKFFSICVDKFVFVGLAEAWF